Proteins encoded together in one Melospiza georgiana isolate bMelGeo1 chromosome 34, bMelGeo1.pri, whole genome shotgun sequence window:
- the MBLAC1 gene encoding metallo-beta-lactamase domain-containing protein 1, protein MPREYHTSPLGSLSIPGPLYSLHVLRVGYNRPNPDGSCRADGSVTLIHGGPLTVLVDTGGPWLRPHFPGLLGAHGVAPEDITHVVVTHGHSDHAGNLNAFPRATLLVGFDLSRGEGLYLPHGLARGVPMELHPGHLRVIPTPGHTRAHVSLVALGTSAGTVAVAGDVFEHGEDEGEWEALSEEPEVQRKSREGLVAVAEVIVPGHGEPFRVVREWGERQREEEEEEEKENKKKDEKKKEEEEEGGPSGHGDTSGDF, encoded by the coding sequence ATGCCCCGTGAGTACCACACGTCCCCGCTGGGCTCTCTGTCCATCCCGGGCCCCCTTTACTCCCTCCACGTTCTCCGCGTGGGCTACAACCGCCCCAACCCCGACGGCTCCTGCCGCGCCGACGGCTCCGTCACCCTCATCCACGGCGGCCCCTTGACCGTGCTGGTGGACACCGGCGGGCCCTGGCTCCGGCCGCACTTCCCCGGCCTGCTGGGCGCCCACGGCGTCGCCCCTGAGGACATCACGCACGTCGTGGTCACCCACGGGCACTCGGACCACGCGGGCAACCTGAACGCGTTCCCGCGGGCCACGCTGCTGGTGGGCTTCGACCTGAGCCGCGGCGAGGGGCTCTACCTGCCCCACGGGCTGGCGCGGGGAGTGCCCATGGAGCTGCACCCCGGGCACCTCCGCGTCATCCCCACGCCCGGGCACACGCGGGCGCACGTCAGCCTGGTGGCGCTGGGGACATCGGCGGGCACGGTGGCGGTGGCCGGGGATGTGTTCGAGCACGGCGAGGATGAGGGGGAGTGGGAGGCGCTGAGCGAGGAGCCCGAGGTgcagaggaagagcagggagGGCTTGGTGGCCGTGGCGGAGGTGATCGTGCCCGGGCATGGGGAGCCCTTCAGGGTGGTCAGGGAGTGGGGGGAGAGACaacgggaggaggaggaggaggaggagaaggagaataagaaaaaagacgagaagaaaaaggaagaggaggaggaaggcggCCCCTCAGGACATGGAGACACCTCTGGGGACTTCTGA